In Nocardia asteroides, a single genomic region encodes these proteins:
- the fadD5 gene encoding fatty-acid--CoA ligase FadD5 has protein sequence MTTGAQALDEPIRSRRNHWNNQLATHAQMRPDAVALRFKGADTTWRQLHERSGRFADALARRGVGFGDRVLILALNYPEYLEAVFGINALGAIAVPVNFRLTPPEVAYIVSDSGAKAVVTDSVLQPLAVAVRAQAPGLESVFVINGASGDGVIDFADALAEEGEAHTPRDIPEDTPSLIMYTSGTTGSPKGAVLSYANMNAQALTCIRALSSTPDTVGFCTSPLFHIAGLGSLAPAFLLGSKTVLHPLGAFDPVEFLDAVEAEGATTAFCVPAQWQAICAVPDVKERKTALEVLSWGAAPASNSVLEAMAECFPNASNVAVFGQTEMSPITCVLEGRDALRKLGSVGKPIPTIQTRVVDDEMNDVAPGEVGEIVYRGPTLMQGYWNKPEATADAFAGGWFHSGDLVKQDEEGFVWVVDRKKDMIISGGENIYCAEVENVLFAHPKIREAAVIGRTHEKWGEVPVAVVALHDADAELTLAELEPFLNESLARYKHPKDLVVVAELPRNASGKVVKVQLRKDFSS, from the coding sequence ATGACCACAGGTGCACAGGCGCTGGACGAGCCGATCCGCTCGCGTCGCAACCACTGGAACAACCAGCTCGCGACGCACGCGCAGATGCGGCCGGACGCGGTGGCGCTCCGGTTCAAGGGCGCCGACACCACCTGGCGGCAGCTGCACGAGCGCTCGGGCAGGTTCGCGGACGCGCTCGCCCGCCGCGGCGTCGGCTTCGGCGACCGGGTGCTCATCCTGGCGCTGAACTACCCCGAGTACCTGGAGGCGGTGTTCGGCATCAACGCGCTCGGCGCCATCGCGGTGCCGGTGAACTTCCGGCTCACCCCGCCCGAGGTCGCCTACATCGTCAGCGACAGCGGCGCCAAGGCCGTCGTCACCGACAGTGTGCTGCAGCCGCTCGCCGTCGCGGTGCGCGCGCAGGCGCCCGGGCTGGAGTCGGTGTTCGTGATCAACGGCGCCTCCGGTGACGGCGTGATCGACTTCGCCGACGCGCTCGCCGAGGAGGGCGAAGCGCACACGCCGCGCGACATCCCCGAGGACACCCCCTCGCTGATCATGTACACCTCGGGCACCACCGGCAGCCCGAAGGGCGCGGTGCTCTCCTACGCGAACATGAACGCGCAGGCGCTGACCTGTATCCGCGCGCTCTCCTCGACCCCGGACACGGTCGGCTTCTGCACCTCGCCGCTGTTCCACATCGCCGGCCTCGGCAGCCTCGCGCCCGCCTTCCTGCTCGGCTCCAAGACCGTGCTGCACCCGCTCGGCGCCTTCGACCCGGTCGAGTTCCTGGACGCGGTCGAGGCCGAGGGCGCGACCACCGCGTTCTGCGTCCCCGCGCAGTGGCAGGCGATCTGCGCGGTGCCGGACGTCAAGGAGCGCAAGACCGCGCTCGAGGTGCTGAGCTGGGGCGCCGCCCCGGCCTCGAACAGCGTGCTGGAGGCGATGGCGGAGTGCTTCCCGAACGCCTCCAACGTCGCGGTCTTCGGGCAGACCGAGATGTCGCCGATCACCTGCGTGCTGGAGGGCAGGGACGCGCTGCGCAAGCTCGGGTCGGTGGGCAAGCCCATCCCGACCATCCAGACCCGCGTGGTAGACGACGAGATGAACGACGTCGCCCCCGGCGAGGTCGGCGAGATCGTCTACCGCGGCCCGACCCTCATGCAGGGCTATTGGAACAAGCCCGAGGCCACCGCGGACGCCTTCGCCGGCGGCTGGTTCCACTCCGGTGACCTGGTCAAGCAGGACGAAGAAGGCTTCGTCTGGGTGGTCGACCGCAAGAAGGACATGATCATCTCGGGCGGCGAGAACATCTACTGCGCCGAGGTGGAGAACGTGCTCTTCGCGCACCCGAAGATCCGCGAGGCCGCGGTGATCGGGCGCACGCACGAGAAGTGGGGCGAGGTGCCGGTCGCGGTGGTCGCGCTGCACGACGCGGATGCCGAGCTCACGCTGGCGGAGCTGGAGCCGTTCCTGAACGAGAGCCTGGCGCGGTACAAGCACCCGAAGGACCTGGTCGTGGTCGCGGAGTTGCCGCGCAATGCCAGCGGCAAGGTCGTGAAGGTGCAGTTGCGGAAAGACTTCTCGTCCTGA
- a CDS encoding NAD(P)H-dependent flavin oxidoreductase: protein MLRTRFTETFGVEHPIVQGGMMWVGRAELVAAVANAGGLGFITALTQPTPDDLRKEIERTRELTDKPFGVNLTILPSINPPPYAEYARAIIESGIKIVETAGSNPEPFLPAYREAGVKVLHKCTSVRHALKAQKIGVDGVSIDGFECAGHPGEDDVPGLVLIPAATRVLDIPVIASGGIADARGLVAALALGADGVNMGTRFLCTAESSIAQQVKEQIVANSERDTQLIFRTLGNTARVADNAISRKVVEIEKAGGTFEDVRELVSGARGRKVFEEGDLDAGIWSTGLAQGLIEDIPTCAVLVERMVREAEELITGQLAGLVAR, encoded by the coding sequence ATGCTGCGGACCAGGTTCACCGAGACATTCGGCGTGGAACACCCGATCGTGCAGGGCGGCATGATGTGGGTCGGCCGGGCCGAGCTCGTCGCGGCCGTCGCGAACGCGGGCGGCCTCGGCTTCATCACCGCGCTGACCCAGCCAACCCCCGACGACCTGCGCAAGGAGATCGAGCGGACGCGGGAGCTCACGGACAAGCCGTTCGGGGTCAACCTCACCATCCTGCCCTCGATCAACCCGCCGCCGTACGCGGAGTACGCGCGGGCGATCATCGAGAGCGGCATCAAGATCGTCGAGACCGCGGGGAGCAACCCCGAGCCCTTCCTGCCCGCCTACCGCGAGGCCGGGGTGAAGGTGCTGCACAAGTGCACCAGCGTCCGGCACGCGCTGAAGGCGCAGAAGATCGGCGTCGACGGCGTCAGCATCGACGGCTTCGAGTGTGCCGGGCACCCCGGTGAGGACGACGTCCCCGGGCTGGTCCTGATCCCGGCCGCGACAAGGGTGCTGGACATCCCGGTGATCGCCTCCGGCGGCATCGCGGACGCCCGCGGGCTGGTCGCCGCGCTCGCGCTCGGCGCCGACGGGGTGAACATGGGCACCCGCTTCCTCTGCACCGCCGAGTCGTCCATCGCTCAGCAGGTCAAGGAGCAGATCGTCGCCAACTCCGAGCGCGACACCCAGCTCATCTTCCGCACCCTCGGCAACACCGCGCGGGTCGCGGACAACGCCATCAGCCGCAAGGTCGTTGAGATCGAGAAGGCGGGCGGCACCTTCGAGGACGTGCGCGAACTGGTCTCCGGCGCGCGCGGCCGCAAGGTGTTCGAGGAGGGCGACCTGGACGCGGGCATCTGGTCCACCGGCCTGGCCCAGGGGTTGATCGAGGACATCCCCACCTGCGCGGTGCTCGTCGAGCGCATGGTGCGCGAGGCGGAGGAGCTCATCACCGGGCAGCTCGCCGGGCTCGTCGCCCGCTAG
- a CDS encoding MBL fold metallo-hydrolase has product MPGDDRTATVPTLLRCCAALAATPGRLLRPRKPDTALLAALRIADPPPARATVALTVLTQATMHAPTTIVAEGTRELGRMTLVMGSFLVEHPKARFLIDPALCSGVHERVLPELPFPVPLLVAPERPVLGLADALAARDVAVDSIEFVLPTHLHWDHVSGLLELPDRVPVRLPAVERDWALAGPRAPIGVARGPLRNRTTEPLELDGPPVFGFPRSHDLFGDGSVLLLDLHGHTPGSVGVLLAVDDGTRVLLAGDAVWSKLQVDTLREKAPMPGRLFDADRDAAFATIHRLHALPDGIELIAAHDHAAVTARAARNPRR; this is encoded by the coding sequence ATGCCGGGAGACGACCGCACCGCGACGGTGCCGACCCTGCTGCGCTGCTGCGCCGCACTGGCCGCGACCCCGGGGCGGCTGCTCCGCCCCCGCAAACCGGACACCGCGCTGCTGGCCGCGCTGCGAATCGCCGACCCGCCGCCCGCGCGGGCGACCGTCGCGCTGACCGTGCTCACCCAGGCCACCATGCACGCCCCGACCACCATCGTCGCCGAGGGCACCCGCGAACTCGGCCGGATGACGCTGGTCATGGGCAGTTTCCTGGTCGAGCACCCGAAGGCGCGGTTCCTGATCGACCCGGCGCTCTGCTCCGGCGTACACGAGCGGGTGCTGCCCGAGCTGCCCTTCCCGGTGCCGCTGCTGGTCGCCCCGGAGCGGCCGGTGCTCGGCCTGGCCGACGCGCTGGCGGCGCGGGACGTCGCGGTGGACTCGATCGAGTTCGTGCTCCCCACCCACCTGCACTGGGACCACGTCTCCGGGCTGCTCGAGCTGCCCGATCGGGTGCCGGTGCGGTTGCCCGCGGTGGAGCGGGACTGGGCGCTGGCCGGTCCGCGCGCTCCGATCGGCGTCGCCCGCGGCCCACTGCGGAATCGCACCACCGAGCCCCTCGAGCTGGACGGCCCGCCGGTCTTCGGCTTCCCGCGCAGCCACGACCTCTTCGGCGACGGTTCAGTGCTGCTGCTCGACCTGCACGGCCACACCCCGGGCAGCGTCGGCGTCCTGCTCGCGGTGGACGACGGCACCCGGGTGCTGCTCGCCGGCGACGCGGTCTGGAGCAAACTCCAGGTCGACACGCTGCGCGAGAAGGCCCCCATGCCGGGCCGGCTCTTCGACGCCGACCGGGATGCCGCCTTCGCCACCATCCACCGCCTGCACGCGCTCCCCGACGGTATCGAGCTCATCGCCGCCCACGACCACGCCGCCGTCACGGCCCGCGCCGCGCGAAACCCCCGGCGCTGA
- a CDS encoding acyl carrier protein, whose product MRAGVPEGRAARRAACTAAAVAAITDLLPADAGPVSTTVPFTDLGLNSTQLARLTGALEDALGVAIPLVALYDHASIEQLVEHLTA is encoded by the coding sequence ATGCGCGCCGGGGTACCCGAGGGAAGGGCCGCACGGCGGGCGGCCTGCACGGCCGCGGCGGTCGCGGCGATCACCGACCTGCTCCCGGCCGACGCGGGGCCGGTCTCGACCACCGTGCCCTTCACCGACCTCGGGCTGAACTCCACCCAGCTGGCCCGGCTCACCGGCGCGCTGGAGGACGCGCTCGGCGTGGCGATTCCGCTCGTCGCGCTGTACGACCACGCCAGCATCGAGCAACTGGTCGAGCACCTCACCGCATGA